A stretch of Desulfotalea psychrophila LSv54 DNA encodes these proteins:
- a CDS encoding acid phosphatase: protein MMGKIKIGLVLVCVALLAGCAGVKEQNALQAVPEIRPGFLQGYLPVDMLPNSLTLIPPPPAEGSTAFALDREVNRQSHALQGTARWNLAKRDARLKFPQAAETFSCALGLPISEAETPHLYMLLRRTIADAILSTTKAKNHYRRTRPFVLNGEPTCTPTKEAHMKKSGSFPSGHTAIGWAWALILVEVAPEQTDAILARGWAFGQSRIICNVHWQSDVLMGQVMGAAAVAKLHSDPAFLAEIEAAKAEVQALRAKALPLTVDCKGEAAALSENLPLASWPANR from the coding sequence ATGATGGGGAAAATAAAAATTGGTCTTGTCTTAGTCTGTGTGGCCCTGCTGGCAGGATGTGCAGGAGTGAAAGAACAGAATGCTCTGCAAGCGGTGCCGGAGATCCGCCCCGGTTTTTTGCAGGGCTACCTGCCGGTTGATATGCTGCCAAATAGTTTAACCCTTATTCCTCCCCCTCCCGCTGAAGGGTCAACCGCCTTTGCCCTTGATAGAGAGGTGAACAGGCAGAGCCACGCCCTGCAGGGCACAGCCCGGTGGAATCTGGCCAAGAGAGATGCCAGGTTGAAATTTCCCCAGGCGGCGGAGACCTTCTCCTGTGCCCTGGGCCTTCCCATCAGTGAGGCGGAGACACCCCATCTCTATATGCTCCTGCGCCGAACCATTGCCGATGCGATACTCTCTACCACCAAGGCCAAGAATCACTACAGACGAACCCGGCCCTTTGTCCTTAATGGCGAGCCTACCTGTACTCCGACGAAGGAGGCGCACATGAAGAAGTCCGGCTCCTTCCCCTCTGGTCATACGGCCATAGGCTGGGCCTGGGCCCTGATTCTTGTTGAGGTTGCACCTGAGCAGACTGATGCCATTCTTGCCCGTGGCTGGGCCTTTGGCCAGAGCCGAATAATCTGTAATGTTCACTGGCAGAGCGATGTGCTGATGGGGCAAGTCATGGGGGCTGCGGCGGTTGCTAAATTACACTCCGATCCGGCCTTTCTGGCTGAGATAGAGGCCGCCAAGGCTGAGGTGCAGGCCCTTCGCGCCAAGGCGCTTCCCTTGACAGTTGACTGTAAGGGCGAAGCCGCAGCTCTGTCCGAGAATCTGCCTCTGGCCTCCTGGCCTGCCAACAGATAA
- a CDS encoding class I SAM-dependent methyltransferase, giving the protein MITFDNYSDLYDAWFQRNQVILESELRLVAHVLGKNPGRTLSVGCGTGLFEQLLQSQYGISISEGVEPCEPMGAIARKRGMTVAEAGAEQMPLEDGLYDTVMFNGSPGYIADLDAAVLEAHRLLKMGGRILLIDVPAESSYGLLYRLGGAYGAWEDERLRGVLPVEPYPVELAGGANWRPTQDKIDAALKAGFTDLSYAQTLTRHPCFSDTTPEDPTAGYQSGDYVAVSAVKPLAAG; this is encoded by the coding sequence GTGATTACATTTGATAACTATTCGGATTTGTATGATGCCTGGTTTCAACGCAATCAGGTGATTTTGGAATCCGAGCTGCGTCTGGTGGCTCATGTGTTGGGAAAAAATCCAGGTAGAACTCTGAGTGTAGGCTGCGGTACAGGTCTGTTTGAGCAGCTGTTGCAGTCACAGTATGGCATTTCCATAAGCGAAGGCGTGGAGCCTTGCGAGCCCATGGGGGCCATTGCCCGTAAACGCGGAATGACAGTGGCCGAGGCCGGGGCAGAGCAGATGCCTTTGGAAGACGGCTTGTATGACACGGTGATGTTTAATGGTTCACCAGGCTATATCGCCGATCTGGACGCAGCAGTGCTGGAGGCCCATCGTTTGCTCAAGATGGGGGGCCGGATTTTATTGATCGATGTGCCTGCAGAAAGTTCCTACGGTCTTCTTTATCGTTTAGGTGGCGCCTATGGTGCCTGGGAAGATGAGCGACTACGGGGGGTATTGCCTGTCGAGCCCTATCCTGTTGAGTTGGCCGGTGGCGCAAACTGGCGGCCCACTCAGGATAAAATCGATGCTGCCCTGAAGGCAGGGTTTACTGATTTATCCTATGCGCAGACCCTGACCAGGCATCCTTGTTTTTCCGACACCACTCCAGAAGACCCCACAGCGGGCTATCAGTCCGGTGATTATGTGGCCGTGTCTGCGGTTAAGCCCCTGGCCGCTGGCTGA